The following nucleotide sequence is from Halogeometricum borinquense DSM 11551.
ACGCCTTTATGTCGTCCCACTCTTCGAGCGTCAAGTCGTACTTTTCGGGCGCGATGAGTCGCGGGCATCGCGTCCGGAACCGACAGCCGGACGGCGGGTCGATGGGCGACGGGACGTCGCCTTCGAGCACGCCGCGCTGACCGCCGTGTCGTGGGTCGGGGACCGGAATCGACTGCAACAGCGCGTTCGTGTACGGGTGCTGTGGGTTCTCGAACAGCTCCTCGGTTTCGGCGAGTTCGACCAACTGCCCGAGATACATCACCGCTACACGGTCGGAGATGTGCCGGATGACGGAGAGGTCGTGGCTGATGAACAGGTACGTCAATCCGAACTCGTCCTGCAGGTCCCGCATCGTGTTCAGCACTTGGGCTTGAATCGAAGCGTCGAGTGCCGAGGTGGGTTCGTCGCAGACGATGAAGTCCGGGTTGACGGCGAGTGCGCGCGCAAGATTCACGCGCTGGCGCTGGCCACCGGAGAACTGGTGCGGATAGCGATTGTAGTGTTGGGGGTCGAGACCGACTTTTTCCAACAGCATCCGCGCGCGTTCTTCGCGCTGGCCCTTGTAGAGACCGTGTGCCTTCATCGGCTCCTCGACGATGGGGCCGACCTTCATCCGCGGGTCCAAGGAGGACTGCGGGTCCTGGAAGATCATCTGCATGTCCTCACGCATCGTGCGGAGTTCCTCGCCGCTCATCTCCGCGAGGTTGTCGTCTTTGAACCACACTGCGCCGTCGGTCGGTTCGAGGAGTCGCAGTACCGTCCGCGCGAGCGTAGATTTCCCACACCCGGACTCGCCAACGAGGCCGAGCGTCTCGCCTTTGGCGATGTTGAACGTCACGTCGTCTACGGCTTTCACCTCGTCGTCGTTGAGCAGATTCCCGATGAAACCGCTCCCTTGACTGAAGTATTTGGTCAGTCCTTCGACTCGGAGGAGGGTTTCCCCGAAGTTGACTTCCTCGGAACTCTCAGTTACCATTCCTTTGCTCATTCTCCATCACCTCGCGCTTCGACGAGTCCGCCGCTGAAGGCGTCTGTTGCCTCGGTTTCGAGCGGCTCGGCGTCGTCGTACCCCACGTTCTCGTATTTCACACACGAGACGTAGTGGGATGACTCGTTTGGGTCGCTCACGTCTTGATACGTCGGACGGACTTCCTTGCAGACGGTCCGCGCCTCCGGACACCGCGTGTGGAACCGACATCCCGACGGCGGGTTGATTGCCTCGGGCATGACGCCCTTGATCGGGTTGAGTTCATCGACGCTCTGGTCCGGCCGCGGGATCGAATCTAACAACGCATCCGTGTACGGATGGCGCGTCTTGTGGAACAGGTCGTCAACGTCCGCCTGTTCGATAATCTCACCGAGGTACATCACGTTCACCCGATCACAGATCTCGGCAACCACGCCGAGGTCGTGCGTAACCCAGACGAACGACGTGTTGTACTTCTCTTGAAGTTCCTTGACGAGGTCGAGAATCTGCCCTTCGACTGTCACGTCGAGTGCGGTCGTCGGCTCGTCAGCGATGATGAGGTCCGGTTCGCAGGCGAGCGCCATTGCGATAATGACGCGCTGGCGCATCCCGCCGGAGAACTGGTGGGGATAGCTGTCGTATCGCTTTTCGGGTTCCGGAATCCCCACTTCCCGAAGCATGTCGATTGCGATTTCTTTGGCCTGTTCGGACGAGACATCTCGGTTGATCTCGATGAACTCGCGGAGTTGCCCACCGACGGTGAACACCGGGTTCAGAGCCTCCATCGGGTCTTGGAAGATGATC
It contains:
- a CDS encoding ABC transporter ATP-binding protein, whose translation is MSEPILKVENLKTQFFTEEGTVRAVDGISFEVNEGELVGLVGESGAGKSVATSSIMRLVEDPGEVVGGTVTYKGKKLIDIEEGSDGELRQSSEMLSNEEMRKQIRGREIAIIFQDPMEALNPVFTVGGQLREFIEINRDVSSEQAKEIAIDMLREVGIPEPEKRYDSYPHQFSGGMRQRVIIAMALACEPDLIIADEPTTALDVTVEGQILDLVKELQEKYNTSFVWVTHDLGVVAEICDRVNVMYLGEIIEQADVDDLFHKTRHPYTDALLDSIPRPDQSVDELNPIKGVMPEAINPPSGCRFHTRCPEARTVCKEVRPTYQDVSDPNESSHYVSCVKYENVGYDDAEPLETEATDAFSGGLVEARGDGE
- a CDS encoding ABC transporter ATP-binding protein, with the protein product MSKGMVTESSEEVNFGETLLRVEGLTKYFSQGSGFIGNLLNDDEVKAVDDVTFNIAKGETLGLVGESGCGKSTLARTVLRLLEPTDGAVWFKDDNLAEMSGEELRTMREDMQMIFQDPQSSLDPRMKVGPIVEEPMKAHGLYKGQREERARMLLEKVGLDPQHYNRYPHQFSGGQRQRVNLARALAVNPDFIVCDEPTSALDASIQAQVLNTMRDLQDEFGLTYLFISHDLSVIRHISDRVAVMYLGQLVELAETEELFENPQHPYTNALLQSIPVPDPRHGGQRGVLEGDVPSPIDPPSGCRFRTRCPRLIAPEKYDLTLEEWDDIKAFMRETERRTFELDGEASLRQEFFPNGTPDGEAGSLVETSIDDVLNDDWDAAEERLTESFAEQSICAQEIPEYEVESEHGNDIHIAACHLHHDDISGSANAD